The window CTCATTTCGTTTGAGAAGACCTCACAAGAAATGACGGTTATCGTGCTTAAACAAGACACGCTGGGCCCTTGGGTGGTCCTGAAAGTGACAAGAAACCACACACGCATCCTTCCGAAATATGAGCGTGTcaatgtgtgagcgtgtgattTAGATGCTCATTATAGGACGAACACGAGAAATTAAAGAGCGTTTTGAAAAGATGCGCCCCGGATGTCTCCACGTGTCTCGGTGTTTGTGGCGGTTTTGAGGAAGAGCAAGTTCCGGCCCTATTGTGGTCGCGAGCCTGTAATCTTTCCATTGGAGACCAGCGGCGTCGCTGAAAACCTGTCGAAATGGATTCAGTCCCAAATCGTCCGTTTTCAAAGTCTGTGCCTTGAACTGAACAGAtccagtgtgtgcgtgcgtgtgtgtgtgtgtgtgtgtgtgtgtgtgtgtgtgtgtgtgtgtgtgtgtgtgtgtgtgtgtgtgtgtgtgtgtgtgtgtgtgtgtgtgtgtgtgtgtgtgtttatgtgtgtttgtgcgcgttGTGCTTTCGGTCCCGTGAGTTTTATTGGCTTAGTTGTCGTTCCTGCCGTTATTTAAACGCTTTTTAAACGCTACATGTGGATTTTAATGGACTGATGCGGTGCGTAATGACTCCCTGCCAGAGCGCGCGAGCGTGCACACACAACTTCAATAGCCTGCTAATGTTTTTTCCCCACCTCATTTACTCTGCAAATTATACAAGCGGGGATATCAATTAACACCACGTATAACGGCGGGAGAAACCCTAATCAAAAATGTATTTCCCAAATCCCAACGCGATATTTATCAAATGTCCAATTTGCGCCCactgggagagagaaaggaaatacAGGCTGCGTCCGGATAAAGAAAGTTTAGTCATGTGTTGGTTTTCGTTTCAAAGACTTTCAGTGAGCTGTGCTGAAGGAAAACAGAGGAGTCAGCCCTCCCACCCTTCATCCTTAATAATCATCTGTCAAAACACCCGCAAACTAATTTAACCATTTGCACACAGATCTGGTAAATAAAGGAGGCTTTACACCCCCTTCTGTCTGGAAACATGTGCTCCAACAACTCCGAAAAAAAGACCAATGGGCCCCGTCTTCTGTAGCGGGACGAGTCCCACTGCTTCTTTTATACGAAGCCCGAGACAACACACGATGACATGAAAGCGGAGCAAACCGAGGGCCTTTAGAGAAGATTGCTTTTCAGGGTCTAAATGCGTGTGGCTGGTCCCACATGGGGGACCGCTCGCTGCGCGCACATTCACTCCCCTGGGCCGGGGGTCCGCGCTGACAACGTCAACAAACGGCCCAAAAAGCCGCATTATGGTGGATTAGGGAGGCTGGTGGAAAAATGCTGCTACAAATTAGCAACGAAAGCCCGAAAGACCGTGGGTATATCCTTGTTCACTTTCAATTACAGACCGCCGAGGCCTGCGAACGCCCCCATTCAGTTGGGGCCTTTGTAACTTGCTCGAAAATAGTCCTTTACAAGCGAGAGCGAGAGCCACACAAGAGGAATACTCGCCCACTGTTGCGTGGTATTCATGGCTGTTATATCAAGTCGcgtttgaaatatttcaactgaaaTTGGTGCGTTTTTTCACACCTGAAAGGAGTCCTGATTAACTGCATTACTAAGAgactcatcgtgtgtgtgtgtgtgtgtgtgtgtgtgtgtgtgtgtgtgtgtgtgtgtgtgtgtgtgtgtgtgtgtgtgtgtacgtgtgtgcgtgtctctctgtgtgtgtttttttcttttctttttctgatcaCCTTGTTCTGATCGGTCAGTGTCCATACATTAATGCATTATATATGAGCTGCAGATTAGAATTCAAGAATATCCTACATTTGATGATTCAACCAGACTATGCAAATAAACGAGGCAAATATATTCTTAGGAAacgcaaacaaataaaataatcataataataatacaaggaaaaaaatgaagcaATATTTCAAATGAGACTTCATTTGTAACGTTTCTTTTTAATTTGACAAAATAtgcatttaattgaattaaactCACGTGCTGCTGTTTATTCTATTTTATAgagccttttttatttgtatttgtatttactcTGAGGAATCAACAAAggaataaaaaattaattaacgatttgttgttgttttttcaaattCACAAACATTTATTATTCTTGTCATTACAACAAAAAATGACCTATGAACATttaggtgtctctctctctctctccctccctccctacctctctctctctattggcAACACATGACATACTGTATGTTTCACAGAGTAAAAATGTGAAATAGAACGAACAACAGTTAAAAAGTTGAGAGGTAATGCGCTCTTTACCAAACCACAGCCTACGTGTCCACTGACAACATGAAATGGCATTGTCACAAATTCACCATGTGGAGATTCACGGGGGAGGGAGTGCTTGTGGGAAATGGGTATTCTTGTgtcagaagcccccccccccttttttgtctCCATGTGCTTTCCAAGTAAAACCTGAGTTTGCCTTCTCTGTcatatgtcaacaacaacaacaacaacaacaacagtgacgtTTCCTCATGGCGCacgaaataaaaacaatgtcaaTCATCATCAAATTCtcaactattaaaaaaaaaaagagtcggAAATCATCCCCATGCAGGGTGACACCTTTTTAACTTATGTTAAAAAATAGCagggtctttttttcttccactgACAAATGGAGGCCACAACGCCAGATTGCAGGTCAGCACTGTTCATAAAAAGACCCTTCTTGCATTTGTCTAatattatacacatatgtacAGACCATAAATAAACCCTTCTCTCCTCTTACAATGATAGGAAATGGGGAGAGCCACaacactcttttttttcctctccaacAACAATGTACAGCCTACCTTCACACAGGAGGAAGCCACAGTTGGCTTTATAATAAAAGATTTAAATTCTTGCCATtttcaaaagtttttttttctctctctcttttttttttttagaaaggaCAAGTGTTCATATTTGGAATTTTGCTGGAAAAagtctgaccctgtggcccGGCCTGTAATATGTTGTCCTGCGATAGGCTCAAATGGTTGGAAGCAGAGGCCAGTGCTGGCGTTAAGATGGCCAGGATCTGAGCCTGGCTGCCCGGCTGCACGCCGTACGAAGAGGCGGTGGAGTTGGCCGCACCGATGATATTGTCAATGGAGAACGAAGGACGACTCGGAGTGCTGGAGTCCGTCTTAAGAGGCGGCAGAGACGGGCTTAGTTGGGGATAAAAAGGTTTTCTTAAATCGGCGGCTAACAGGGAGGGAAGGTGATGCGGCGCCGGGAATATGGAGGCGGACGAGGGCAAGGTGCAGGGCGCGTTGGGGAACGCGAACGAACCACCTGTGTGGTGTGGGTGATACGGGTTGTGAGCTGCGTGGAAGTTCTGCAGCTGAAGTCCATAGTTGTATCCATACGGGCCGTATCCAAACCCGGGAAGAAAGCCAGACTCCCGGAGGATTTCGTTCGTCTGGTGCCTCTTGAAGCGCTTCCTCCGGCGCAAGAAGCTCCCGTTGTCGAACATGTCTGCGGAATCCGGGTCGAGGGTCCAGTAGTTGCCCTTCCCGGGGTTGCCCGGCTCTCGGGGGATCTTCACGAAGCAGTCGTTCAGGGAAAGATTGTGACGAATTGAGTTCTGCCACGCGGGGAATTTCTCCCGGTAGTACGGGAATCTGCTGCTGATGAACTCGCAGATCTCGCTGAGAGTGAGGCGTTTCTTGGGGCTCTGCAGGATGGACATGGTGATCAAGGCGATGTAAGAGTAAGGGGGCTTCACCAGAgccccctttttggacttcTCCCCGATCACGGTGCCGACCTCTGCGCTGGAGCCCATCTGGTCCGACGGGCAGTCGGAGCTGCTGAGCCCGGGAGAAGAAACCCTCTCGGCCGCGTTCTGGGAGTAATTATCGTCCGAGTCATTGTCCAAGTTGAACTCGTGGTGAATGTACTTTCCGTCCTTTCCAACGGATATGTCGCCCCCGACCACATCGATGTCCAGATCTTCGGACAATGCAGAGCTGTCGGACATATCCGTCCCTAAAGTCATCCTCGGAGACGCCgcttctcttctccctctctcccagagCCTCTATAGTCCGGTGGGGCTATAtacactctccctctcccccccttaCAACCACGCCAGGCGTTTGCTGCAGCTGTATCTCCCACTACTCACACATGGCTAGAATCTATTGAAAAGGTAAATAACTCTTTGACCTGTGGATCTGGCGACTCCTGGTCGTCCGAGGCTGGTCAAGCAGGGCGGTGCGAGGTTCTCATCGAGCAGGCAACTTATGGGTTTCaggcgtaaaaaaacaaaaacagacggTCAAAGATCATAGATCTTGCGATAAGCTGAACTTATAGATGCGATTGTTTCCGTGTGTTATCAGTTTGTGCTGTAGCTTATTTAGAAATCTACTTCTGGATCTCCAAGTATCTTTCCAGAATATCTTTTACGCACGGGGTTGGGTAGGTATCCAGCCAGACTATCACACTATCTTCTCCAGCCCTCAAAAGGTATTTATAGGACCATGCTGGTCACGTGGTCTTTGAGTCACTGTTACCAGGAACTGGACCAAATTGCCCTGTAAAAACGTAATATTTTGATCCGCTCTTGAATCATTAAGCCACATTTCGATGGAAAAAACAacttaacaaataaataacgaAAACATGTTACCAGTCTTTAGGCTTTTATTTGGATAGTTGTTGCTATGCAATTGAACTTGTTTTGATAATTGACATTGTTAATTTGCTTATTTGATATTTCCCGTATTCTTTTCTTCATCAATATATTTACAATTTATTAATACAGTATTAATACTAATGCTTTAAAACCCCAAACAAATTATTTCACCTTTAACCGAACGATAAACATAATTTAGACGTAATTTATTTCTGAACATTAGGTTGCGTTACTTGATTAATTAGTTT is drawn from Pseudoliparis swirei isolate HS2019 ecotype Mariana Trench unplaced genomic scaffold, NWPU_hadal_v1 hadal_178, whole genome shotgun sequence and contains these coding sequences:
- the foxd2 gene encoding forkhead box protein D2, whose amino-acid sequence is MTLGTDMSDSSALSEDLDIDVVGGDISVGKDGKYIHHEFNLDNDSDDNYSQNAAERVSSPGLSSSDCPSDQMGSSAEVGTVIGEKSKKGALVKPPYSYIALITMSILQSPKKRLTLSEICEFISSRFPYYREKFPAWQNSIRHNLSLNDCFVKIPREPGNPGKGNYWTLDPDSADMFDNGSFLRRRKRFKRHQTNEILRESGFLPGFGYGPYGYNYGLQLQNFHAAHNPYHPHHTGGSFAFPNAPCTLPSSASIFPAPHHLPSLLAADLRKPFYPQLSPSLPPLKTDSSTPSRPSFSIDNIIGAANSTASSYGVQPGSQAQILAILTPALASASNHLSLSQDNILQAGPQGQTFSSKIPNMNTCPF